In a genomic window of Taylorella equigenitalis ATCC 35865:
- a CDS encoding phosphatidylglycerophosphatase A family protein, whose translation MKPNTKVSALLPTNSVRMNFSWMLKKPYRILALGFGSGLIKPGPGTWGSFIGLFIWWLLKYIALPHIAVYVITVLGFLIGLWVCKCTTKDIGEHDSGSVVWDEIVAVLILFCILKYQSSAYDLFAVILFRVFDIWKPFPIAYFDRKLTSSFGMMFDDVLAAVYAVLAFKFIMWIKFYAFVS comes from the coding sequence GAATTTTTCATGGATGCTTAAAAAGCCCTACAGAATCCTAGCTTTGGGCTTTGGGTCTGGGTTAATTAAGCCAGGTCCAGGTACTTGGGGATCATTTATTGGGCTATTTATTTGGTGGCTATTGAAGTATATTGCATTGCCACATATTGCGGTTTATGTAATTACTGTACTTGGATTTTTGATAGGTTTATGGGTTTGTAAATGTACCACTAAAGATATCGGGGAGCATGATAGTGGCTCTGTCGTGTGGGATGAGATTGTTGCCGTCCTTATTTTATTTTGCATTTTAAAGTATCAAAGCTCTGCGTACGATTTATTTGCGGTAATTTTATTTAGGGTGTTTGATATCTGGAAGCCATTTCCCATTGCATATTTTGACCGCAAACTGACATCTTCTTTTGGGATGATGTTTGATGATGTATTGGCCGCAGTTTATGCAGTTTTGGCTTTCAAATTTATAATGTGGATTAAATTCTATGCGTTCGTTAGTTGA
- a CDS encoding CinA family protein has product MRSLVEKIAVFLKPKGSMLCTAESCTGGLIAKLCTDLAGSSAWFECGVVTYSNASKTALLGVPEEVISEHGAVSEETAFEMAYGALLNFSNCKYSISVTGIAGPGGGSDLKPVGTVCFGFGLRSEDGEIQVQTRVEHFSGDREEIRNQSAHYALETFLAIAS; this is encoded by the coding sequence ATGCGTTCGTTAGTTGAAAAAATTGCAGTTTTCTTAAAGCCTAAAGGCAGTATGTTGTGTACAGCAGAATCGTGTACTGGTGGGTTGATTGCGAAATTGTGTACGGATCTTGCGGGATCGAGTGCATGGTTTGAGTGTGGTGTAGTTACTTATTCGAATGCTTCCAAAACGGCTTTGTTGGGCGTTCCTGAGGAGGTTATCTCTGAACATGGTGCCGTCAGTGAAGAGACTGCATTCGAGATGGCATACGGTGCATTATTAAACTTTAGTAATTGCAAGTACTCTATTTCAGTTACTGGTATTGCAGGACCTGGAGGAGGTTCTGATTTAAAACCTGTTGGTACCGTATGTTTTGGCTTTGGTTTACGATCTGAGGATGGAGAAATTCAAGTTCAAACACGTGTTGAGCATTTTTCAGGTGATCGTGAAGAGATACGTAATCAGTCAGCCCACTATGCTTTAGAAACGTTTTTAGCGATAGCCTCTTGA
- the pyrF gene encoding orotidine-5'-phosphate decarboxylase, translating to MKFTEKLSNSWTQQQSALMLGLDPDIYRLPANYRSTTEGVYKFCCDMVDACAPYVCGFKPQIAYFASLGAERELERIFEYIRSTYPTHICILDAKRGDIGSTAKQYAIEAFERYGADAVTVNPYMGFDSIEPYLEWSDRGVIVLCRTSNSGGSDVQFLDVSVDGRTLPLYQHIAKLAATKWNSSGQIGLVVGATFPEEIKHVREIIGTHMPLLIPGIGAQGGDIEATVAAGINSEGHGVIINSSRAILYASDGDDCLKASADMARNTRDKIQEAIAKNVSKA from the coding sequence ATGAAATTTACTGAGAAACTCTCTAATTCATGGACACAACAACAGTCTGCTTTAATGTTAGGGCTTGATCCAGATATCTATAGACTCCCAGCAAACTATAGATCTACTACAGAAGGCGTGTATAAATTTTGCTGTGATATGGTTGATGCCTGTGCTCCCTATGTTTGTGGATTTAAACCACAAATTGCATACTTCGCATCATTGGGTGCAGAGCGTGAATTAGAGCGTATATTCGAATATATACGTTCCACATATCCAACTCATATCTGCATTTTAGATGCAAAAAGAGGCGATATCGGAAGCACTGCAAAACAGTATGCTATCGAAGCATTCGAGCGTTATGGAGCTGATGCAGTTACCGTAAATCCTTATATGGGATTTGATTCAATAGAACCGTATCTTGAGTGGAGTGACCGTGGGGTAATCGTACTTTGTCGCACCTCTAATTCTGGTGGATCTGATGTGCAATTTTTAGATGTATCTGTGGATGGAAGGACATTGCCACTCTACCAACATATTGCGAAATTGGCAGCTACAAAATGGAATTCTAGTGGGCAAATTGGACTGGTTGTTGGGGCTACATTTCCCGAAGAAATTAAGCACGTTCGCGAGATTATTGGAACGCATATGCCTCTTCTAATTCCTGGGATAGGTGCTCAGGGAGGCGATATAGAGGCTACTGTAGCGGCTGGCATAAATTCTGAAGGTCATGGAGTGATTATCAACTCCTCCCGTGCTATTTTATATGCTAGTGATGGCGATGATTGTCTAAAAGCTTCCGCTGATATGGCTAGAAATACGAGGGATAAAATTCAAGAGGCTATCGCTAAAAACGTTTCTAAAGCATAG
- a CDS encoding diacylglycerol kinase, with the protein MSKDYESPYKSKLSYNRIWNATKYSFQGFRSAFKYEASFCQEFLICCFMAPLAFVLGRTPLEIIVLMFTLFLVLIVELLNSALETLGDRIINDYDEMIKRAKDLGSAAIFLCLVFSFFTWLYFVIRYIAH; encoded by the coding sequence ATGTCCAAAGACTACGAAAGTCCTTACAAAAGCAAGCTTTCCTATAACAGAATTTGGAATGCTACTAAGTATTCATTTCAAGGTTTCAGGTCTGCTTTTAAATATGAGGCTTCTTTTTGTCAGGAGTTTCTGATTTGCTGTTTTATGGCTCCTTTGGCTTTTGTACTAGGCAGAACACCGCTTGAAATCATAGTCTTGATGTTTACATTGTTTTTAGTACTTATAGTTGAGTTACTAAATTCTGCATTAGAGACATTGGGCGATCGTATTATTAACGACTACGACGAGATGATTAAGAGAGCAAAAGATCTTGGTAGTGCGGCCATTTTTTTGTGTTTAGTATTTTCGTTTTTCACATGGCTTTATTTTGTGATTCGCTATATAGCCCACTGA
- the groL gene encoding chaperonin GroEL (60 kDa chaperone family; promotes refolding of misfolded polypeptides especially under stressful conditions; forms two stacked rings of heptamers to form a barrel-shaped 14mer; ends can be capped by GroES; misfolded proteins enter the barrel where they are refolded when GroES binds) — MTAKQVFFGDDARSRIVRGVNVLANAVKTTLGPKGRNVVLERSFGAPLVTKDGVSVAKEIELKDKFENIGAQLVREVASKTADNAGDGTTTATVLAQAIVEEGLKYVAAGINPMDLKRGIDKAVAASVDELQKLSRPSSTSKEIAQVASISANSDTSVGEIIANAMDKVGKEGVITVEDGKSLENELDVVEGMQFDRGYLSPYFINNGEKQIAALDDPYILIHDKKISNIRDLLPVLEQVAKTSRPLLIIAEDVEGEALATLVVNNIRGILKTVAVKAPGFGDRRKAMLEDIAVLTNGVVISEETGMSLETATLENLGQAKRVEVGKESTTVIDGAGAVDKIEERVNLIRRQIDESTSDYDREKLQERVAKLAGGVAVIRVGAATEVEMKEKKARVEDALHATRAAVEEGIVPGGGVALLRTKQAIAAVKGDNADQDAGIKLVLRAIEAPLRTIVSNAGEEPSVVLNNVLNGEGNYGYNAATGEYGDMMEQGVLDPTKVTRNALQNAASVASLLLTTEAAVTEVVEDKPAPAMPDMGGMGGMGGMGF, encoded by the coding sequence ATGACAGCTAAACAAGTATTTTTCGGAGATGACGCTCGTTCTCGTATCGTTCGTGGCGTTAATGTATTGGCGAATGCAGTTAAAACTACTCTTGGACCAAAAGGACGTAATGTTGTATTAGAGCGTTCATTCGGTGCACCACTTGTAACAAAAGACGGCGTTAGCGTTGCCAAAGAAATTGAACTTAAAGATAAATTTGAAAACATCGGTGCACAATTAGTGCGTGAAGTTGCTTCTAAAACTGCGGATAATGCGGGTGATGGTACTACAACTGCTACTGTTCTTGCTCAAGCTATCGTAGAGGAAGGTCTTAAATATGTAGCAGCTGGTATCAATCCTATGGATCTTAAACGCGGTATTGATAAAGCGGTTGCCGCTTCAGTTGATGAACTTCAAAAGCTTTCTCGCCCAAGTTCTACTTCAAAAGAAATTGCTCAAGTAGCTTCTATTTCAGCAAATAGCGACACATCAGTTGGTGAAATTATCGCTAATGCTATGGACAAAGTAGGTAAAGAAGGTGTTATTACTGTAGAAGACGGTAAATCACTAGAAAACGAACTAGATGTAGTAGAAGGTATGCAATTTGACCGTGGATATCTATCACCTTACTTTATTAATAACGGTGAAAAACAAATTGCTGCTTTAGATGATCCATATATCTTAATCCACGACAAAAAAATCTCTAACATTCGTGATCTTCTACCAGTTCTTGAGCAAGTAGCTAAAACTAGTCGCCCTCTTCTAATTATTGCAGAAGATGTTGAAGGTGAAGCTCTTGCAACTTTAGTAGTAAATAATATCCGTGGCATTCTTAAAACTGTTGCTGTTAAAGCTCCTGGCTTTGGTGACCGTCGCAAAGCTATGCTTGAGGATATCGCTGTATTGACTAATGGTGTTGTAATTTCTGAAGAAACAGGTATGTCTCTTGAAACTGCTACATTAGAAAATCTTGGTCAAGCTAAACGTGTTGAAGTCGGCAAAGAAAGCACTACTGTTATCGATGGTGCTGGTGCAGTGGATAAAATCGAAGAACGCGTGAACTTAATCCGTCGCCAAATCGACGAATCAACTTCTGATTATGATCGCGAAAAACTTCAAGAGCGTGTTGCCAAATTAGCTGGAGGTGTGGCTGTTATCCGTGTTGGTGCTGCTACTGAAGTTGAGATGAAAGAGAAAAAAGCTCGTGTAGAAGATGCTCTTCACGCAACTCGTGCTGCTGTGGAAGAAGGTATTGTTCCTGGCGGCGGTGTTGCACTACTTCGTACAAAACAAGCTATCGCTGCAGTTAAAGGCGATAATGCAGATCAAGATGCAGGTATCAAACTTGTATTACGTGCTATTGAAGCTCCATTGCGTACAATTGTTTCTAATGCAGGCGAAGAGCCAAGCGTAGTTCTAAACAATGTGCTTAATGGTGAAGGCAATTACGGCTACAACGCAGCAACTGGTGAATACGGCGACATGATGGAGCAAGGCGTTCTTGACCCTACTAAAGTTACTCGTAATGCACTTCAAAACGCTGCATCAGTAGCAAGCTTACTTCTAACCACAGAAGCTGCTGTAACTGAAGTAGTTGAAGATAAACCAGCTCCTGCTATGCCTGATATGGGTGGCATGGGCGGTATGGGTGGCATGGGCTTCTAA
- a CDS encoding co-chaperone GroES, producing MALRPLQNLVVIKRVDNKKTTESGIILAGSAEEKQDIGEVVAVGPGRKSESGQLISVDLKVGDRVLFGKYAGQAVKMDGEELLVIRDEEILAVVE from the coding sequence ATGGCATTACGTCCATTACAAAATTTAGTGGTTATCAAAAGAGTAGATAACAAAAAAACAACTGAATCTGGCATTATCCTAGCTGGCAGTGCAGAAGAAAAACAAGATATTGGTGAAGTAGTTGCGGTAGGTCCTGGTCGTAAATCTGAAAGTGGTCAACTTATTTCTGTAGACCTTAAAGTTGGTGATCGTGTACTTTTCGGTAAGTATGCAGGTCAAGCAGTAAAAATGGACGGTGAAGAATTACTAGTTATCCGTGACGAAGAAATTCTTGCTGTAGTTGAATAA
- a CDS encoding amino acid ABC transporter substrate-binding protein has translation MKKLSLLIAGLVLASTQVQADTLETVKSRGHVVCGTTTGFAGFSAPNDKGEWEGLDVDLCKSIAAAVFGDASKFKTVPLNSQQRFTALQSGEIDILTRNTTVTQQRDTAIGLMSPGVNFYDGQGFLIKKDLGVKSAKELDGATVCMQTGTSNENTMADWARANKITYKPVVFDQFNEVVNAFASGRCDVFTTDASGLASIRISKLSNPDDYVVLPEIISKEPLGPFVRQSDDKWFNIVKWVMHAQWNAEELGITSKNVDEQKNSTNPNVQRLLGVTEGSGKNLGLSEDWAYQVIKQVGNYGESFDRNVGKDSALKVPRGLNKLYTDGGLHYGLPIR, from the coding sequence ATGAAAAAATTATCTTTATTAATAGCTGGACTAGTTTTAGCATCTACACAAGTTCAGGCAGATACATTAGAAACTGTTAAAAGCCGTGGACATGTTGTGTGTGGTACTACGACTGGGTTCGCAGGTTTTTCTGCTCCAAATGATAAAGGCGAATGGGAAGGTTTAGATGTTGACCTTTGTAAGTCAATAGCTGCCGCTGTTTTTGGAGATGCATCTAAATTTAAAACCGTCCCTTTAAACTCTCAACAAAGATTTACTGCTCTTCAATCGGGTGAGATAGATATTCTTACTCGCAATACTACAGTTACTCAACAACGTGATACTGCCATCGGTCTTATGTCTCCAGGCGTTAATTTTTATGACGGTCAGGGCTTTTTAATTAAAAAGGATTTAGGCGTTAAAAGTGCAAAAGAGCTTGATGGAGCTACAGTCTGCATGCAAACTGGTACCTCAAACGAAAACACCATGGCTGACTGGGCTAGGGCTAATAAAATCACTTATAAACCAGTAGTATTTGATCAGTTTAATGAAGTGGTTAATGCGTTTGCCTCTGGTCGTTGCGATGTATTTACTACAGATGCTTCTGGATTAGCATCAATTAGAATCTCTAAATTATCTAATCCAGATGACTACGTTGTATTGCCAGAGATTATTTCTAAAGAACCTTTGGGACCTTTTGTACGTCAAAGCGATGACAAATGGTTCAATATTGTTAAATGGGTTATGCATGCTCAGTGGAATGCAGAAGAGCTTGGCATTACTAGTAAAAATGTAGATGAGCAGAAAAATTCAACAAATCCTAACGTGCAACGCCTTCTTGGTGTAACCGAAGGTAGCGGAAAAAATCTAGGCCTAAGCGAAGACTGGGCTTACCAAGTAATCAAGCAAGTGGGTAATTACGGTGAAAGTTTTGATAGAAACGTTGGAAAAGACAGTGCTCTTAAAGTTCCTCGCGGTCTAAATAAACTTTATACTGATGGTGGTCTGCACTACGGTCTTCCAATTCGTTAA
- a CDS encoding copper chaperone PCu(A)C, with the protein MSSNDLEVNKCWIRLFPSDRFSALYFDVTNNSETETAYIVGVSSEKFKEADMHETYTAEGVMAGMRSVDWVEVAPKSTVNFKSGGYHVMLSKHEVNVGDEVEFSLKLSNHETKSFSCKANDIKSVAY; encoded by the coding sequence ATTTCTTCTAATGATTTAGAAGTTAATAAATGCTGGATTAGGCTTTTCCCTTCCGATAGGTTTTCTGCTCTTTATTTTGACGTGACAAATAATAGCGAAACTGAAACTGCATATATCGTGGGAGTTTCTTCTGAAAAATTTAAGGAAGCAGACATGCACGAAACATATACAGCGGAAGGGGTTATGGCTGGCATGAGATCAGTTGATTGGGTAGAGGTGGCACCTAAATCAACAGTTAATTTCAAAAGTGGTGGCTATCACGTTATGCTATCAAAACATGAGGTTAATGTAGGGGATGAGGTAGAGTTTTCACTTAAATTAAGTAATCATGAAACCAAATCTTTCTCATGTAAGGCAAATGACATCAAGTCTGTAGCGTATTAA
- a CDS encoding alpha/beta fold hydrolase: MISEVAINDIPFAFKDEGKGVPLLLIHGSLCDYRYWRAQEKSLSQNLRLIIPSLTYYWPHKSNPEHFNYTNHAEDLVHLMDHLGIDKFHVLGHSRGGGVAMQLALNFQDRIQSLILADPGIRTKKQLTEGLAGRRESLKYIVTGEVEKGAQIFVDLVSGAGTYEKMVPWFKEMVHDNVHTLLVQKNEPPFLIEDKNLEGLDNLIPICLIGGGASPEPFPSIVKELHDMWSASEYHTIEQASHGMNLSHPHMFNEIVANHVNKNKKG, from the coding sequence ATGATTTCAGAAGTAGCTATTAACGATATCCCCTTTGCTTTTAAGGATGAAGGTAAAGGGGTTCCTCTTTTATTGATTCATGGATCGCTTTGTGATTATCGCTATTGGCGAGCACAAGAAAAATCCCTATCTCAAAATTTGCGTTTAATCATACCAAGCCTTACCTATTACTGGCCACATAAATCGAATCCCGAGCATTTCAATTACACTAATCATGCAGAAGATCTAGTGCATTTAATGGACCATCTCGGCATAGATAAATTTCATGTGCTTGGACATTCCCGAGGTGGTGGCGTGGCAATGCAACTTGCTCTAAACTTTCAAGATAGAATTCAGTCACTAATATTAGCTGACCCAGGTATAAGAACAAAAAAACAATTAACTGAAGGATTAGCCGGTCGACGTGAGTCCCTTAAATACATAGTAACCGGAGAAGTCGAAAAAGGTGCTCAAATTTTCGTAGATTTGGTTAGTGGTGCTGGAACTTACGAAAAAATGGTCCCATGGTTTAAAGAAATGGTGCATGATAATGTGCACACGCTTTTAGTGCAAAAAAATGAACCACCATTTTTAATTGAAGATAAAAACCTTGAAGGTTTAGATAATTTGATTCCTATATGTTTAATAGGCGGTGGGGCTAGTCCTGAACCATTTCCATCAATAGTAAAAGAATTGCACGATATGTGGTCCGCATCTGAATATCATACAATTGAGCAAGCATCTCACGGTATGAATTTATCGCATCCACATATGTTTAATGAGATAGTAGCCAACCATGTAAACAAAAATAAAAAGGGCTAA
- the ybgF gene encoding tol-pal system protein YbgF, whose translation MNKSLINKLVVASFSVIAFSSPAMAEDEEARRAILELRAQIKHSDAMRNELSNQIVLLQEDIRKLRGQVEVLSNSIRKQNMTLKGTGDITAPTQVGDPTEQNAYDTALDLFRQGNYQASATALANFTSAYPTSVLVPSALFYEGGSRYAIKDFKGSISTLNRMVEQYPNDPQAGDALLVIAGNHYELNNINEYKSTLNRIIKQYPGTPAADTAKERLNMN comes from the coding sequence ATGAACAAATCACTAATTAACAAATTAGTAGTTGCTAGTTTTTCAGTCATAGCCTTTTCTTCACCAGCTATGGCTGAAGATGAGGAAGCACGCAGAGCAATCTTAGAGCTTAGAGCTCAAATTAAACATTCAGATGCGATGCGTAATGAGCTTTCAAATCAGATAGTCTTACTACAAGAGGATATAAGAAAGTTAAGAGGTCAAGTCGAAGTACTTTCTAATAGTATCCGTAAGCAAAACATGACTTTAAAGGGTACTGGTGATATTACTGCCCCTACACAAGTGGGAGACCCTACTGAACAAAATGCATATGATACTGCTTTAGACTTATTTAGACAGGGTAACTATCAAGCTTCTGCCACTGCCTTAGCTAATTTTACTTCCGCATACCCTACGAGTGTTTTAGTACCTAGTGCACTTTTTTATGAAGGTGGAAGTAGATATGCAATTAAGGATTTTAAAGGCTCGATTAGCACTTTAAATAGGATGGTTGAACAGTACCCTAACGACCCTCAAGCAGGTGATGCCCTTCTTGTGATTGCAGGGAACCATTACGAACTTAATAATATTAATGAGTATAAAAGCACTTTGAACCGCATTATTAAACAGTATCCAGGCACTCCAGCTGCGGACACTGCAAAAGAACGCTTAAATATGAATTAA
- the pal gene encoding peptidoglycan-associated lipoprotein Pal, which produces MSLRKFKTLSLASLVLALVACSTTETNNTTDTNNNVTNTNGSNQVIMDPFNPASPLYQNKSVYFAFDSYTVEPEYNEMIQMHAKYLSSNPTRTVRVEGNTDLRGSSEYNLALGQRRSVAVARLLNQYGVNSAQLEAVSFGKERPQATGNSEEAHAQNRRADIQYMK; this is translated from the coding sequence ATGTCATTAAGAAAATTTAAAACCTTATCATTAGCGTCACTAGTTTTAGCTTTAGTTGCTTGCTCAACCACTGAAACTAATAACACTACTGATACTAACAATAATGTGACTAACACGAATGGTTCCAACCAAGTGATTATGGACCCATTTAATCCTGCTAGTCCACTTTATCAAAATAAATCTGTGTATTTTGCATTTGATAGCTATACAGTTGAACCTGAATACAATGAAATGATTCAAATGCATGCGAAATACCTTTCTTCTAATCCAACTCGTACAGTTCGCGTTGAAGGAAACACTGACTTAAGAGGTAGCTCAGAGTACAATCTTGCACTTGGTCAAAGACGATCCGTTGCTGTTGCTAGACTTTTAAATCAATATGGCGTTAATTCAGCTCAGCTTGAAGCAGTAAGCTTTGGTAAAGAAAGACCTCAAGCAACAGGTAATTCTGAAGAAGCTCATGCACAAAACCGTAGAGCTGACATTCAGTACATGAAATAG
- a CDS encoding PD40 domain-containing protein, which produces MVLTRFYKFIAFLAFTTFAFLYSQITFAQVEVPLSGVNTVDNRLPIYVADFMGPRGKQIADIVAKDLTNSGQFNVTRIASISKDPHDKLDWDKLVDLSKGANIVTGFDNKDHVHYRFLDPIQQKVREEARVSNPSQRAIAHKISDYAYEQSIGLKGAFSTKIAFVSGRSLYISDYDGHNAKVLVSGATIISPAWSPDGSKIAYVSFESGKPIVYVQQLSTGVRIPVASFKGNNSAPAWSPSGVSLAVALSRDALSDIYLVSSDGTTKSPRSLSSSPEIETEPFFFPNNSGLVFVSDRGGSPQIYKSGLNNGPASRITFNGSQNLSPRISPDSNSLVFTSLRKGKYVIALMNLASGDERVISSGPDDLSPTFSPNGMNVMHVSSGKIKISSTVSNFSITIPTQGAVSAVAWGPFIK; this is translated from the coding sequence ATGGTCTTAACTCGTTTCTATAAATTTATTGCGTTTCTAGCATTTACTACATTCGCATTTTTATATTCTCAAATTACATTTGCACAAGTTGAAGTGCCATTGTCTGGAGTTAATACGGTAGATAACCGCTTGCCTATTTATGTGGCAGATTTTATGGGTCCTAGGGGAAAGCAAATTGCTGATATAGTCGCAAAGGATTTGACTAATTCTGGTCAGTTTAATGTGACTCGCATTGCCAGCATATCAAAAGACCCTCACGATAAATTAGATTGGGATAAACTAGTCGACTTATCTAAGGGGGCAAATATAGTTACTGGTTTTGATAATAAGGACCATGTTCACTATAGATTTTTAGACCCTATTCAGCAAAAGGTACGTGAGGAGGCTCGTGTATCTAACCCTTCTCAAAGGGCTATTGCTCATAAAATCTCAGATTATGCTTATGAGCAAAGCATAGGTTTGAAGGGTGCATTTTCTACGAAGATTGCTTTTGTATCAGGGCGTTCGCTTTATATATCGGATTATGATGGACACAATGCGAAAGTTCTTGTATCTGGAGCTACTATCATCTCACCTGCATGGTCACCAGATGGTAGTAAGATTGCCTATGTGAGCTTTGAATCTGGTAAGCCCATTGTTTATGTACAACAGCTTTCCACTGGAGTACGCATACCTGTAGCTAGTTTTAAGGGTAATAATAGTGCACCTGCATGGTCTCCGAGTGGTGTTTCATTGGCGGTTGCATTAAGTAGAGATGCACTTTCAGATATTTATTTAGTCTCAAGCGATGGAACTACTAAATCTCCACGTTCACTGTCATCTTCACCTGAAATTGAAACTGAACCCTTCTTTTTTCCAAATAATTCTGGTTTGGTTTTTGTATCTGATCGTGGAGGTAGCCCTCAAATTTATAAATCAGGTCTTAATAATGGACCTGCTTCGAGAATAACTTTTAATGGATCTCAAAATTTATCGCCTAGAATTTCACCAGACTCAAATAGTCTTGTTTTTACCAGCTTGCGTAAGGGTAAATATGTTATTGCTCTTATGAATTTAGCTTCAGGAGATGAGAGAGTAATTTCAAGTGGTCCAGATGACCTATCCCCTACTTTCTCTCCCAATGGCATGAATGTTATGCATGTTTCATCAGGTAAAATCAAAATTTCTAGTACAGTAAGTAATTTTTCAATAACAATACCTACTCAAGGTGCAGTATCGGCTGTTGCGTGGGGACCATTCATCAAATAA
- the tolA gene encoding cell envelope integrity protein TolA, with translation MTKRNPANYNTNDREGKFYLLSFVLHVILFVVLGLNFFNNIESASGPVQLELWAEGEEQVPLPPKDVAVDQKVTPEDTVVEPEPAPEPVLVPPIEQAQPEVPQPEPAVIPPLPKPDVVPEPEPQIDPQIALEEQKKKEEEEKRKEEEARKKAEEERRKAEEARKKAEEERIAKEKAEEEKRKEEEARLKAEEEARKKAEEEKRKEEEARLKAEEEKRKEEEVRKKAEEERRKAEEARKKAEEERIAKEKAKRDAIRGDIMSRAGIKGGQNNTNQIGGGGGNSEYIRRVQACVQPHLKFNGPKKLKLNYKVVLGPNNKVQSSTVVVTSGNKAFDTAVLRAIYQCNPFPKPPKGNVIQGPYIYTPR, from the coding sequence ATGACTAAGCGCAATCCAGCTAATTACAACACAAATGACAGAGAAGGCAAATTTTATTTGCTATCTTTTGTTTTGCATGTGATTTTGTTTGTTGTGCTTGGATTAAATTTTTTTAACAATATAGAGTCGGCTAGTGGACCCGTGCAACTTGAATTGTGGGCCGAGGGTGAAGAGCAGGTGCCATTGCCACCCAAAGATGTAGCGGTCGACCAGAAAGTCACTCCTGAGGATACGGTCGTTGAGCCAGAACCAGCTCCTGAGCCAGTTTTGGTGCCACCTATTGAACAAGCACAACCTGAAGTACCACAGCCTGAGCCAGCAGTTATTCCCCCTTTGCCTAAGCCTGATGTTGTACCAGAACCTGAACCTCAAATTGATCCTCAAATTGCTTTAGAAGAGCAAAAAAAGAAAGAGGAAGAAGAAAAACGCAAAGAGGAAGAGGCCCGCAAAAAAGCCGAAGAAGAAAGACGCAAAGCGGAAGAAGCTCGCAAAAAGGCTGAGGAAGAACGTATTGCCAAAGAAAAAGCTGAAGAAGAGAAACGCAAAGAGGAAGAGGCTCGTTTGAAGGCTGAGGAAGAGGCCCGCAAAAAAGCTGAGGAAGAAAAACGCAAAGAGGAAGAAGCTCGTTTGAAGGCTGAGGAAGAAAAACGCAAAGAGGAAGAGGTCCGCAAAAAAGCGGAAGAAGAAAGACGCAAAGCGGAAGAAGCTCGCAAAAAGGCTGAGGAAGAACGTATTGCCAAAGAAAAAGCTAAAAGAGATGCCATTCGTGGAGATATCATGAGCCGTGCAGGAATTAAGGGCGGACAAAATAATACGAACCAAATTGGTGGCGGTGGAGGAAACTCTGAATATATTCGCAGGGTCCAAGCTTGTGTACAACCCCATCTAAAATTCAATGGACCGAAGAAGTTAAAGCTAAATTACAAAGTTGTACTAGGTCCAAATAATAAAGTTCAGTCGTCAACTGTTGTCGTGACCTCTGGAAATAAAGCTTTTGATACTGCAGTTTTGCGGGCAATTTATCAATGTAATCCTTTCCCTAAACCGCCTAAGGGTAATGTTATTCAGGGTCCTTATATATATACACCTCGTTAA